The following proteins come from a genomic window of Deltaproteobacteria bacterium IMCC39524:
- a CDS encoding HD domain-containing protein: protein MKNIANFLFEAGMLKRTPRTGFQFLGSGAESVAEHIFRTSLIGYTLAQLDEKADAGRVVLLCLFHDIPEARTGDLNYVNKKYVKVDERKAVEDLARTLPFGDDYRSLQHEFMAKETREARIAHDADQLEMILALKEYKDLGNRYADEWYPVTLKRLQTGVAKNLAETIWETDSTRWWFDDDTEWWVRGERDDAKP, encoded by the coding sequence ATGAAAAATATCGCAAACTTCCTCTTCGAAGCTGGCATGCTCAAGCGTACGCCACGTACCGGATTCCAGTTCCTTGGTTCTGGAGCGGAATCGGTGGCCGAGCATATCTTCCGTACCAGCTTGATCGGCTACACCCTGGCGCAACTCGATGAAAAAGCCGATGCCGGTCGGGTTGTCCTGCTCTGTCTTTTCCATGACATCCCCGAAGCACGCACCGGCGATCTCAACTATGTCAACAAGAAGTACGTCAAGGTTGATGAGCGCAAAGCGGTCGAAGATTTGGCCCGCACACTGCCCTTTGGTGATGATTACCGAAGTCTGCAGCATGAGTTCATGGCCAAGGAAACCCGTGAAGCCCGCATTGCCCACGACGCTGATCAGCTGGAAATGATCCTGGCGCTCAAGGAATATAAAGATCTCGGTAACCGCTACGCGGATGAGTGGTATCCGGTTACTCTTAAACGCTTGCAGACGGGTGTGGCCAAAAACCTGGCAGAAACGATCTGGGAGACTGATTCCACCCGTTGGTGGTTTGATGATGATACCGAATGGTGGGTTCGCGGTGAGCGCGATGATGCGAAGCCTTGA
- a CDS encoding EamA family transporter: MSTLAFTLILFSAFMHALWNLLVKRSKDKTVFIWWMFVTSGSLMVLALPMAGPFPLPSWRVIGLAAVGAACFMLYHLFTGRAYRSGDLSLIYPLAQTSMFWVPIWGVLILGEKVSGLGTAGIGLVLFGAYSIQLRALAWSEVIRPFRNLRDPAVMAALAAGFIYSIGSVIDKTGVMLYSPFHFTFLLVDFMLLFMTLNVIRPKYRGRVMAEFRHSRFLVILSGPVIMASFLSFRYGLQMAPMSYAVPVRQVSLLIGVLIGVLFLGETCGRIRLIATLLVLAGAALIRLG, encoded by the coding sequence ATGTCGACTCTCGCCTTTACATTGATTCTTTTTTCTGCCTTTATGCACGCGCTCTGGAACCTGCTGGTCAAACGCAGCAAGGATAAGACCGTCTTCATCTGGTGGATGTTCGTAACCTCGGGAAGCTTGATGGTTCTGGCGCTGCCGATGGCCGGGCCTTTCCCGCTGCCCTCATGGCGCGTTATTGGTCTGGCTGCCGTTGGTGCGGCTTGTTTCATGCTCTACCACCTGTTCACCGGTCGCGCCTATCGTAGCGGTGATCTGTCGCTGATTTATCCTTTGGCGCAAACGTCAATGTTCTGGGTGCCGATCTGGGGTGTGCTCATTCTTGGAGAAAAGGTTTCCGGGCTTGGCACGGCAGGGATCGGCCTGGTCTTGTTCGGGGCTTATTCGATTCAGCTGCGGGCCTTGGCCTGGAGTGAGGTGATCAGACCTTTTCGCAATCTGCGCGACCCGGCGGTGATGGCCGCCCTGGCTGCCGGTTTTATCTATTCGATCGGTTCGGTGATCGACAAGACCGGTGTCATGCTCTACTCACCCTTCCATTTCACCTTTTTGCTGGTCGATTTCATGCTCTTGTTCATGACTTTGAATGTCATTCGGCCAAAGTACCGCGGGCGGGTCATGGCTGAATTCAGGCACAGCCGTTTTCTGGTCATTCTCTCGGGGCCGGTCATTATGGCCTCCTTCCTTTCCTTTCGTTACGGCCTGCAAATGGCACCGATGAGCTATGCAGTACCTGTCCGCCAGGTCAGCCTGCTGATCGGCGTCCTGATCGGTGTGCTCTTCCTTGGTGAGACTTGTGGTCGTATCCGTTTAATTGCAACCCTGTTGGTTCTCGCTGGCGCTGCTTTGATCCGCCTTGGTTAA
- a CDS encoding class II fumarate hydratase has translation MSATRKETDSMGSMTVPTEALYGAQTARARDNFPISGIVFPRPFLRALGMVKEHAAKVNRELGLIDERVALAVMDAAEEVIIGDLDDHFPLDVFQTGSGTSTNMNANEVIANRACQLLDEPLGSRTVHPNDHVNYGQSSNDVIPTVMHLAAAVEIKEQLLPKLDELRKALGAKAREFDDIVTIARTHLQDATPIRLGQVFGGYFRQVALVISELERTMDGLCELPLGGTAVGTGLNTHPEFAQRVIAGIAEVTGLPLREAKDHFASQGGKEQVIAASGALKTTATALFKIANDIRFLASGPRCGLGELQLPAVQPGSSIMPGKVNPVMAESLMQVCAQVVGNDTTITLSGMSGNFELNVMMPVMAHNLLQSIELLANATDQFNERCLQGLEADRERCEGLIEESLAMCTALAPVIGYDQAAAIAKQAHETGRTVREVAIAEDVLPEEELQRLLDPRPMTEAGIPGKTR, from the coding sequence ATGTCTGCAACCCGCAAAGAAACCGATTCCATGGGCAGCATGACGGTTCCTACCGAAGCCCTCTACGGCGCTCAAACGGCTCGCGCCAGAGATAATTTCCCTATTTCCGGGATCGTCTTTCCCCGCCCTTTCCTGCGTGCCCTCGGCATGGTCAAGGAACATGCGGCGAAGGTCAATCGCGAGCTTGGCCTGATTGACGAGCGCGTAGCGCTCGCCGTTATGGATGCGGCGGAAGAGGTTATTATCGGTGACCTGGACGATCATTTCCCTCTCGACGTCTTCCAGACCGGCTCCGGAACCAGTACCAACATGAACGCCAACGAGGTCATCGCCAACCGCGCCTGTCAGCTGCTTGATGAGCCCCTCGGCAGCAGAACCGTCCACCCCAACGATCATGTCAACTACGGCCAATCAAGCAACGACGTGATCCCCACCGTCATGCATCTGGCCGCGGCTGTGGAGATCAAGGAACAATTACTGCCAAAGCTTGACGAGCTTCGCAAAGCTCTGGGCGCAAAAGCCCGTGAGTTTGACGACATCGTGACCATCGCCCGCACCCACCTGCAGGACGCCACACCAATCCGTCTCGGCCAGGTTTTTGGCGGCTATTTCCGCCAGGTGGCGCTGGTCATCAGCGAACTGGAACGCACTATGGACGGTCTCTGCGAGTTGCCTCTCGGCGGCACAGCCGTCGGTACCGGCCTTAACACCCATCCGGAATTTGCCCAGCGTGTGATTGCCGGGATAGCAGAGGTCACCGGCCTGCCCCTGCGTGAAGCCAAAGACCACTTTGCTTCCCAGGGCGGTAAAGAACAGGTGATTGCCGCCAGTGGTGCGCTGAAAACCACAGCGACGGCCCTTTTCAAAATCGCCAACGATATCCGCTTCCTCGCCAGCGGCCCCCGCTGCGGCCTCGGCGAGTTACAGTTACCTGCCGTTCAACCGGGCAGCTCGATCATGCCAGGCAAGGTCAATCCCGTAATGGCTGAAAGCCTGATGCAGGTCTGCGCCCAGGTGGTCGGTAACGACACCACCATCACCCTGAGCGGCATGAGCGGCAATTTTGAACTAAATGTCATGATGCCTGTTATGGCTCACAACCTGCTGCAATCGATCGAACTGCTGGCCAACGCAACCGACCAGTTCAACGAACGCTGCCTGCAGGGCCTTGAAGCCGATCGCGAGCGTTGCGAGGGTCTGATTGAAGAGAGCCTGGCCATGTGCACCGCTCTGGCTCCGGTGATCGGTTACGACCAGGCCGCGGCCATCGCCAAGCAGGCCCATGAAACAGGCAGAACGGTACGCGAAGTTGCGATAGCCGAGGACGTCTTACCGGAAGAAGAGTTGCAGAGATTGCTCGATCCGCGACCGATGACGGAAGCGGGTATTCCCGGGAAAACCAGATGA
- a CDS encoding TrmH family RNA methyltransferase, producing the protein MSKKENRRNMLLRYNKERQRNVLAKPGEHAFVLVLDQLKPSFNVGKTFRSAEAFGAGAVHLVNIDAFDPAPAKGSFRKVPAVFHESFSECYAQLSEQGYRFFLLSPDDATSLCAAELPQKSAFILGHEEFGFSFDLQDYPDMQKLTIPQFGSVQSLNASIAASVVMYEYVRQWQTKL; encoded by the coding sequence ATGAGCAAAAAAGAGAATCGCCGCAACATGCTGCTGCGTTACAACAAGGAACGCCAGCGCAACGTCCTGGCAAAACCGGGTGAACACGCGTTCGTTCTGGTGCTCGATCAACTCAAACCCAGCTTCAACGTAGGCAAAACCTTCCGCAGCGCTGAAGCCTTTGGCGCGGGCGCTGTGCACCTTGTCAATATCGATGCCTTTGATCCGGCTCCCGCCAAGGGCTCTTTCCGCAAGGTTCCGGCCGTCTTCCATGAGTCTTTTAGCGAGTGTTATGCGCAATTAAGCGAACAGGGCTACCGCTTTTTCCTGCTCAGCCCAGATGACGCGACATCTCTCTGTGCAGCGGAACTGCCGCAAAAGAGTGCCTTTATTCTGGGCCATGAAGAGTTTGGTTTCAGTTTTGACCTGCAGGACTATCCGGACATGCAGAAGTTGACCATTCCCCAGTTTGGCAGTGTCCAGAGTCTTAACGCCAGTATCGCCGCCTCGGTGGTCATGTATGAGTATGTGCGACAATGGCAGACCAAGCTGTGA
- a CDS encoding phosphatase PAP2 family protein has product MNLCRWFGLLFAIMFIMTGCSGLLPNGHRWGEDVTLRPGWGKVKVSAWNALKSPEVWAPAATALALQVEDYDGRLSDWALRHNPVFGNEDDASDASDNLRAATYVAYGVSFLAAPSGPVGGDWALAKAKALGVGLAAYGLTDATTDLLKDSTGRDRPDKRNDRSFPSAHASQASVYAILADRNVRTMNIPRWAKITSKATLTAIPLATGWARVEAAKHYPADVLAGISLGHFFGMFINDLFMGIDQEVFQLTVQPGREDLYAGISVRY; this is encoded by the coding sequence CGATTATGTTCATAATGACCGGGTGTTCCGGTCTTCTGCCCAACGGTCATCGCTGGGGAGAGGATGTAACCTTAAGACCGGGTTGGGGAAAGGTCAAAGTCTCGGCCTGGAATGCTCTCAAGTCACCAGAGGTTTGGGCCCCTGCAGCAACAGCTTTGGCTTTGCAGGTCGAGGACTATGACGGACGGCTCTCGGATTGGGCCCTCAGACATAACCCGGTCTTTGGTAACGAGGATGATGCCAGCGACGCCAGTGATAACCTCAGGGCGGCGACCTATGTGGCCTATGGGGTTTCCTTTCTTGCCGCGCCGAGTGGCCCTGTTGGCGGAGACTGGGCTCTGGCGAAAGCCAAGGCCCTTGGGGTTGGACTTGCCGCCTATGGCCTGACTGATGCTACGACCGACTTGCTTAAGGATTCAACGGGTCGCGATCGCCCTGATAAACGAAATGATCGCAGTTTTCCCTCCGCACACGCCTCCCAGGCTTCTGTTTACGCTATTCTTGCTGATCGCAATGTTCGAACCATGAATATACCGCGCTGGGCGAAAATCACTTCCAAGGCTACCCTCACCGCCATCCCCCTGGCCACCGGTTGGGCTCGCGTAGAAGCCGCCAAGCATTACCCTGCCGATGTTCTGGCGGGTATCTCTTTAGGCCATTTTTTTGGTATGTTCATCAACGATTTGTTTATGGGGATTGATCAGGAAGTGTTCCAGTTGACGGTCCAACCCGGGCGGGAAGACTTGTATGCAGGGATATCCGTTCGATATTGA